The Bacteroidota bacterium region TCTATAGTCGAGTAAGATTTCTGGAATGTTTGCTATTTCAAATTTTTGTGAAATTCTAAACCAATATTCAAAATCTTGTACTAAATGATGTACCGCATAATCATACACTCCAACTGTATCAATAATTTCTCTGCGCATCATAATGGAGCTATGCACAAAAGGATTGTCGAAGCACAAATCGAACTTTAGCGTACAATTTTCTTTTGGGTGATGGTGTGCTCTGCCTGTGTCGTTTCCATTCTCATCAATAATACGAGCCCAAGTGCCAACTAAATATACCGATGGATTTGAGTGGAGATAATTTACCTGTTTTAATAATCGTTCTTTGTAAGAGAGGTCATCGGCATCTTGTCGGGCAATATATTTTCCTCTCGATAATCGAATTCCGTTGTTTAAAGCTTTTGCTAAACCTTGATTCTGTTGGTCTATTAAAACAATTCGAGAATCGTTAAATGCTTTTATGACGGACAGCGTATTGTCTTTTGAACCATCATTTATAATAATTAATTCAAAGTCAGAAAAGCTTTGATTTAAGATGCTTTCTACAGATGACGCTAGGTATTTTTCGCAGTTGTAAACTGGCAGTATGATACTTACAAGAGGTATGGTAGAAGTATTCATCTTATTTGTAGTTTTTAAATTGGATGATTTAGTAGTTTTTTATATTCTGTCATCCAAACTTCGAGCATCACTTTTTCTGACTCCGCCTCATTAACCATATAATTAGAAAGCCACTCTTTTGCTTTTTGGCAGAGTTGTAGGTTTGTTAAAGAGCAGTCTTTTTTTTCAGCGATTAATTGTATGTTATGTGTGAGTTGGTAAGATGTTTTTATCACTTTCTTTATGTCATATCCAAATTGATTGAGTAGTTGAGTTAATAGTTTAACGGAATACCCTTCATAATGTATAGCCCATCCTGCTTCATGTGAGCCGAAGATATGTCTTAAAGCAACAAATTTTTCTTTTGGTTTTTTAAATCTTGAAATAGCAATTTTTGCCATTTTTTCAAAATCTGGAACTTCAATATGTAAAATGCCCTGGGGTTTAAGCCAAAAGTACCAATTGGAAAGAAGTGCGCATGCTTCAGCACGCGAAAAATGCTCAAATACATGATGCAGTCGAATTTCGTCTATAGAGCTATTTGTATATGCGAGTTCTTTTATATTGCAATACTTATCTGCCTTCATGGATGTCATTACAGTATGTTCTGAAGAAGGATAATCTATATTTACATAGCCATCTAAGTATACTTGCCCACAACCTAAATGTAATTTAGTATTATGAATATTTTTTTCCGCCATTTTCAACCTACTTTATGTATTTGTACTTTAGCTTGATTTATTATAATTCCACTATCCGTATTGATAATTTGTTTGTCGCTACTAAGCGTGGTTACTTCTGAAATAACAACGTTAACTATGTCTTTGGTATAGCTAAAAGTCACATGATTGCTTGATAGTCCAATGGTAATTTTATAGTTTCCTTTTGTAAAATGAATATCCTTTATCTCAAAACTTGCTTCGTATATTCCGGGAGTTAATGTTTGTGGTTCGCTCCAAATAGTTCTTAAATGAAAGTCAAACAAAGTTGATATTCCTATTGCGGCAACCATATTTTCTAAATTTGTATTGATTTTAAATACAACTTTAGCAATCCAATTTTGCCCCATTGATATTTCGGGAATATTTTTATTGTTGATATCTGTTATATAAAATTTAGTTGGATATCCTTTTAGCTCAGCACTATTTAATGGTTTCTCGAAGTCGATGAAGCTAGCAGATACATTTGTTTGCAAATATTTATCTATAACCTTATCCATGCTATCAAACAATGCTATTCTCCCTTGGTTTAGCATTAAGCCTTTGTTGCATAACTTTTGTACGGTCTCCATGTTGTGGCTTACAAACAAAACAGTTCTTCCTTGTCCTGTAGCTTCTTGCATTTTGCCTAAACATTTTTTTTGAAATGCCATGTCGCCTACTGCCAAAACTTCATCTACAATAAGTATTTCTGGTTCTAGGTGAGCAGCAACTGCAAATGCTAAGCGCACGTACATTCCACTGCTATATCGCTTTACAGGAGTGTCTAGAAATTTTTCTACTTCAGAGAATGCAACAATTTCATCAAACTTGCTTTTAATTTCGGCACGGCTCATTCCTAAAATAGAACCATTCAAATAAATATTTTCTCTGCCGGTAAGTTCCGGATGAAATCCTGTGCCTACTTCTAATAAACTAGCTAAACGACCATTTATCTCAATTCTCCCACTTGTAGGTTCGGTAATTCTACTAAGTATTTTTAATAGGGTAGATTTACCGGCTCCGTTTCTGCCAATGATTCCAACACGGTCGCCTTGTTCTATGGTAAAAGAAATGTCTTTTAGAGCCCAAAAATCTTCTTTATGGGAAGAGGTGTTTTTCTTGAAAATGTTTTTAACTCCATTCGAAATTTTATCGCGTAACAATAAATACCTTTCGTCTTTTTCGTGACGAATGATATACTTCTTGCTTATATTTTCAACTTTAATTATGCTCACTGATGGTTTAGTCTGTTAGTCGGAAAAATGTTAGTTAGTTTTTAAAAGTCTATAAGTCATTTTTTTAGTTCGGTAGTCTACTTGTCAAATAGTTTGTTTGTGCTTTAGTCAATTAGTTGGTTAGTTTGTTAGTCAATTAGTTTGTCAGAAATTGAAATTGTCTTTTATTACTAACTATTCTTAATTTATAATTATCAATTTTTAATTTACTAAACAATATCTGCAAAAAAGCGTTCTGTTTTTCTAAAAAAAGAAAATCCAAAAACTAAAAAAAAGATGCTTACTACTGCAGAGTAAACCACGGCAGGCCAATAAATACTTATGTTGCCACCGAGCATGCTCCATCTAAAACCATCAATTATTCCAACTAAAGGATTTAATGAATAAATCATTCGAATAGCGGGATTAGTAAATGTGTTACTAATATACATTACCGGAGAAATAAAGACCCCAAATTGTATTATAAAAGGCACTATATAACGGAAATCTCGATATTTTACATTCAGGGAGGCTATCCAAAAGCCAATACCCAATGCCAATATTAAAAGTAGTGCAAAGAAGAAAGGCATAAATATAATTCGGTAGGAGGGTAAATAATTAAACCAGAGCATTAGAACAACGGTCATTACTAATGCTACTATAAAATCAATGATACAAACAATTACACTACTTACCGGAATAATTATTCTAGGAAAATACACTTTGCTAATCATCCCGGAATTGCTAACCATAGAGTTGCTTGCTTCGCTAAAGGCGCTGGAAAAAAATTGCCAAGGTAAAATACCAACAGCAACTAAAAGTGCATAAGGAACCCCTTCGTTTGGGAAACTTCCTAAATTCCCAATAATAGTAAAAACCACAATACTTAAAAATGGGCGAATAAATGCCCATAATAAACCAATGGTGGTTTGCTTATACCTTACCAGGATGTCTTTCCATGCCAAAAAATAAAAAAGTTCTTTAAAGCTTTTTAGTTCGCTCCAATAGTGTGTTGCTTTTTTATTTGGCTCAATAATAATTTTCAAGGCATGTGCTTTTTAAGGCTCGTAAATTTCTTAATTTTTATTGGATTAACCGCCTACTTTTTTTATTATATTCAAGTATGGTGATTGGCAGATATTTCAGCGTTTTAGGTATTCTATTTTTGAGTGTGTACCTTTTTTCTATTCGTGGCAATGCGCAAAGTAAGCTAAGTAAGCGCTACACATTTGATTATTTTTCGAAAAAGAAAATTTGTGTGGGTGTGGCTGCTTCCGGAAATTGGTTTAGGAATACGGATATTGGGACGTTAAATCTTAAAACAGGCTTTTTTCCACTTAAATGCTTGAATGTTGGTATTGGTGCTGATTATAAAGCTACTGGAACATTTAGACTCCAAAAGGCTTTGGGCACTTATGCGCGTTATTATTTTATGAATAAACGCATTTCTACTTTTGCAGAAGCCAACTGTTTTTTAGGCAAGAGCGAAGTAAAAAGTTTGTCTGTTAATGAGCAATATTGGCAAATTGGAGGCTCATTAGGCGTTGCTTATACGGGTATTTTAAATAGGCTAGGAGTAGAAGTGTTCTAAGAGTTGGTAAATGAAAGCATTGCCGGTAAGTCTCAACTGTATTTTCTATTGTCGGTTAGGTTAAATGTATATTTTTAAATTTAGCTCCTATTTAGTATTTTATATGTTTTTTCGTTTTAAGGGGCTGTTTGTTAGTGTTTTATGAATTGAGTTGCCATTTTCTAAAACCTAGAATCAATTTTTTGATACTTTTCTTTTGCATTTTTTGCAACTTTTCAGATTTCTTATTGTGCAAATCAATAACTAGTACTGTTGTAACCGCAAAAAATGCAACTGATTCTATTTATTGGCTATAATCCATAATTCTCTTAAGAAATATTGCAAATATTTGAAGTATGGCTAGTAAAAGCCGTTACGGAAAGCCTTTTAGTAGGCGTAATTTTGATTCATAATTTAAAACAAACAGTAATTATGAAACCAATGAAAACAATTTTAAAACTAACAACAGCAACAGTATTATCGGCAGTTACTCTTTTAAATGCACAAGTAGATACTTTAGGAAGTAATTCACAAAGAACTGAAGCCTTAAAACTATCATTGGGAGCCAATTTTGGAGTTGCATACGAGAAAAAAATTGGAAAAGCTACTAGTTTGCAGTTCTCATTAGAACATTTAACGAAACAATGGGATATGGATGCCCTTGATTTAGGTATTGGAGGAAGCTCGTCTAGAATTGGAGGAGATGTCAATGGAATTAATGTTGGATTAGACTATCGAAGGTATTTGTCAGAACCCCACAATAATTTAAATGGGTTTTATACCGCACCATTTGTAAGATACAAACAGTATAATTTCGAGAATAGTATTCTAGAAACCCCTAAAACTCAAACTCATAAGCAAGTAGATGTTGGTGCAATGATAGGATATCAAATACTTGGCGAAGATGGATTTTTAATTGATTTTGGATTTGGAGTTAAGTATAAGGCTGATATTGGAGGCCCTAATCCGCTAAGTGATAGAGTGTTCAATAATTTTGGTACATACACTCATTTAAGAATAGCATACAACCTTAAATATAAAACTGTTGTGAATACAGCAGTCAGTGCAGGCAAGTGGGTATCAAAAAACGAGTTTAATCAAAAAAATTTAGTGAAAATAAATCCGTTCTTCTATTTCAATAAACAAG contains the following coding sequences:
- a CDS encoding glycosyltransferase; the protein is MNTSTIPLVSIILPVYNCEKYLASSVESILNQSFSDFELIIINDGSKDNTLSVIKAFNDSRIVLIDQQNQGLAKALNNGIRLSRGKYIARQDADDLSYKERLLKQVNYLHSNPSVYLVGTWARIIDENGNDTGRAHHHPKENCTLKFDLCFDNPFVHSSIMMRREIIDTVGVYDYAVHHLVQDFEYWFRISQKFEIANIPEILLDYREVNSGISKTTLAQESSAAVVAKQSAQHISFYLSESHKKYGIILAQLHHGTLSEPIDKTTYLNLLECLDSIDNYLNVNNKCNPALFNLKRHKYLVKYKHYNSFIYSTKTSLPTKLFFKIKRRVLITTSSF
- a CDS encoding ATP-binding cassette domain-containing protein; protein product: MSIIKVENISKKYIIRHEKDERYLLLRDKISNGVKNIFKKNTSSHKEDFWALKDISFTIEQGDRVGIIGRNGAGKSTLLKILSRITEPTSGRIEINGRLASLLEVGTGFHPELTGRENIYLNGSILGMSRAEIKSKFDEIVAFSEVEKFLDTPVKRYSSGMYVRLAFAVAAHLEPEILIVDEVLAVGDMAFQKKCLGKMQEATGQGRTVLFVSHNMETVQKLCNKGLMLNQGRIALFDSMDKVIDKYLQTNVSASFIDFEKPLNSAELKGYPTKFYITDINNKNIPEISMGQNWIAKVVFKINTNLENMVAAIGISTLFDFHLRTIWSEPQTLTPGIYEASFEIKDIHFTKGNYKITIGLSSNHVTFSYTKDIVNVVISEVTTLSSDKQIINTDSGIIINQAKVQIHKVG
- a CDS encoding ABC transporter permease gives rise to the protein MKIIIEPNKKATHYWSELKSFKELFYFLAWKDILVRYKQTTIGLLWAFIRPFLSIVVFTIIGNLGSFPNEGVPYALLVAVGILPWQFFSSAFSEASNSMVSNSGMISKVYFPRIIIPVSSVIVCIIDFIVALVMTVVLMLWFNYLPSYRIIFMPFFFALLLILALGIGFWIASLNVKYRDFRYIVPFIIQFGVFISPVMYISNTFTNPAIRMIYSLNPLVGIIDGFRWSMLGGNISIYWPAVVYSAVVSIFFLVFGFSFFRKTERFFADIV